A portion of the Hoplias malabaricus isolate fHopMal1 chromosome 1, fHopMal1.hap1, whole genome shotgun sequence genome contains these proteins:
- the acaa1 gene encoding 3-ketoacyl-CoA thiolase, peroxisomal — translation MLRLKAVSRHLSSGRAEPCVRLNQCGSPGDVVIVHGLRTPIGRAKRGSFKDTTPDELLSAVMSAVLKDVGLSPDKLGDTCVGNVLQPGSGALVARIAQFLSGFPETVPVYTVNRQCSSGLQALLNIAGGIRNGSYDIGLACGVESMSLRSVGNPGDVSSRLMDTEKARDCIIPMGITSENVAERFGVSREKQDSFAFSSQQKAALAQKRGLFEQEIIPVTTKFVDEKGTERIVTVTKDDGIRPGTTLEGLSKLRPAFKEDGSTTAGNSSQVSDGAAAVLVGRRSTVEALGLPVLGVLRSSAVVGVPPDVMGIGPAYAIPAALEKAGLTIDDIDVFEINEAFASQAVYCVEKLGIPLKKVNPNGGAIALGHPLGCTGARQVVTLLSELKRRRKRAFGVVSMCIGTGMGAAAIFEYPGQ, via the exons ATGCTCCGGTTGAAGGCCGTCTCTCGGCATCTCTCCTCGGGGAGAGCAGAGCCCTGCGTCCGTCTGAACCAGTGCGGATCCCCCGGTGATGTGGTCATAGTTCACGGGTTACGGACTCCGATCGGGAGAGCTAAAAGAGGCTCGTTCAAG GACACCACTCCTGATGAGCTGCTGAGTGCAGTAATGAGTGCAGTCCTGAAGGATGTGGGTCTTTCACCAGATAAACTTGGGGATACCTGCGTAG GGAATGTGTTACAGCCTGGAAGTGGAGCTCTGGTGGCAAGAATCGCCCAGTTTCTGAG TGGTTTTCCAGAAACGGTTCCAGTCTACACAGTAAACAGACAGTGTTCATCGGGACTGCAGGCGCTTCTGAACATCGCAG gtggaatcagAAATGGCTCCTATGATATTGGTCTTGCATGTGG GGTGGAGAGCATGTCTCTGCGTTCTGTTGGAAACCCAGGAGACGTCAGCTCCAGACTGATGGACACTGAGAAGGCCAGAGACTGCATCATCCCCATGGG TATCACCTCAGAGAATGTTGCAGAGCGGTTTGGCGTCAGTCGAGAAAAACAGGACTCCTTTGCTTTCAGCTCTCAGCAAAA GGCGGCTTTGGCTCAGAAGCGAGGTTTGTTTGAGCAGGAGATCATTCCGGTCACAACCAAATTTGTGGATGAGAAAGGAACGGAGCGCATCGTTACTGTAACCAAGGACGACGGCATCCGGCCGGGCACCACGCTCGAGGGTCTGTCCAAACTGCGTCCGGCTTTCAAGGAGGATGGCAGCACGACAGCAG gtaaCTCAAGTCAGGTGAGTGATGGAGCGGCAGCAGTACTGGTGGGTCGCAGGTCTACAGTAGAAGCTCTTGGGCTGCCGGTGCTGGGGGTCCTGAGATCCAGCGCGGTGGTGGGCGTTCCCCCTGATGTAATGGGCATTGGCCCTGCCTATGCAATCCCAGCAGCCCTGGAGAAGGCAG GTCTGACCATCGATGATATTGATGTCTTTGAGATCAACGAGGCCTTCGCTAGTCAG GCCGTGTACTGTGTAGAGAAACTGGGCATTCCTCTGAAGAAAGTGAATCCCAATGGCGGTGCCATAGCTCTGGGACATCCACTGGGCTGCACTGGGGCTCGGCAGGTGGTGACCCTCCTCAGCGAGCTTAAACGCAGACGCAAGAG AGCGTTTGGCGTGGTGTCCATGTGTATCGGAACCGGAATGGGAGCAGCTGCCATCTTTGAGTATCCTGGACAGTGA